Genomic window (Candidatus Omnitrophota bacterium):
GTCCACGCGTTCCAGTATATCGTTCAGTCGCTTTCTTTGGACGAAGGAGAGATGTTCAATATGTATCGCGAAGTGGAAGCGATCTACAATAAAGACCAATACGCTATGTCTTGCACCGATGGAATACTCGATGCCGGGATCGACACAAAAACAAAAGAAGGATTGCAGAAATTCTTAAAAAACTTGGTCGGATTTTACGCCATTACCGAGGGAATTTTCTTTTACAGCGGTTTTGTTACCATGCTATCCTTTGGGCGTCAGAACAGAATTCCGGGAACATGCGAACAGATCCAATACATTTTACGCGATGAAAGCATTCATATGAATTTTGGTATTGAATTGATCAATGCCATCCGCGATGAAAACCCAGGCGTTTGGGATGAAAAATTTGAAATTGAGATCATCGACTTTATTAAAACAGCTGTTGCCTTAGAACACAAGTACGCCGAGGAATGCTTGCCAAACGGGATCTTAGGCCTTAACACCGATCTTTTAAAAGAATATGTTCAATATATCGCTGACCGGCGTTTTGAAAGGCTTCGTTTACCGAAACAATACGGCTCATCTAATCCTTTTCCTTGGATGAGCGAAGTGATCGACTTAAAGAAAGAAAAGAACTTTTTCGAAACCCGCGTGACCGAATATCAAACCGGCGGGGCGTTGGAGTGGTAGAAATAAAAATTCTATTGTACTACGATTTCTGCATTGTATACTAAGCCCTACGGAGAAACACAATGCCTTGCCTTGAACCAGCCTCAAATATTGTCATTAGCCTAAGTGCCGATGGACGTTTGGCGAAATTCCGGTTCGTTAACCGCGGCTGCACCCGCGAACTTGCGTCCATCGAATCGCTGCATCGCTATTATGACGGCAAAACCCTCGATGACGTGATCAAGACGGATTTCTCAAAATTAACAGCAGATCTGAAAGTTGCGGATGAAGAGGAACAATTCAAGCTTTACTTAGAATGGGATATCCTTCGCACCGCGGCCGCGAAATATTTGGGAATAACGAAAATCGCCGAAGAAGATATTGATCAAGACCGCTGTCACATTGTCTCGCTGACACAAACTACCCAAGGCGTTGAGATCGTAGAAACAGTCCTGCCGCCTATTGATTTTCCTAAAATTGTCCGTCACGATTAATTAAAAAAGAGTTACAGAGAACTACTTAGGTAGGCTCATTGCCTCGGGCCACAACCACTTTTCCGGTTCTGACCATTTCGATGAGTTTGAACGATTTGAGTTTTTCTTCCAGTTCATCCACTTGCCAAGTGCTTCCGGTTTGCTCG
Coding sequences:
- a CDS encoding ribonucleotide-diphosphate reductase subunit beta, coding for MAESCFKMSHERVTADNKRVINNDRTVDCNQLVPIKYKWAWNFYLDGCANHWMPSEVSMQRDIEQWRDPKGFTEQERFVIKRTLGFFATAETLVGNNLVLAIYRMVDNSECRQYLLRQAFEEAIHVHAFQYIVQSLSLDEGEMFNMYREVEAIYNKDQYAMSCTDGILDAGIDTKTKEGLQKFLKNLVGFYAITEGIFFYSGFVTMLSFGRQNRIPGTCEQIQYILRDESIHMNFGIELINAIRDENPGVWDEKFEIEIIDFIKTAVALEHKYAEECLPNGILGLNTDLLKEYVQYIADRRFERLRLPKQYGSSNPFPWMSEVIDLKKEKNFFETRVTEYQTGGALEW
- a CDS encoding iron-sulfur cluster assembly scaffold protein: MPCLEPASNIVISLSADGRLAKFRFVNRGCTRELASIESLHRYYDGKTLDDVIKTDFSKLTADLKVADEEEQFKLYLEWDILRTAAAKYLGITKIAEEDIDQDRCHIVSLTQTTQGVEIVETVLPPIDFPKIVRHD